From one Kwoniella shandongensis chromosome 4, complete sequence genomic stretch:
- a CDS encoding cytidine deaminase: protein MAYPLSAPALDQLFTAAIKYRDRAYAPYSNFRVGAALMTSEGQLIGGCNVENASYGGAICAERTAMVKAVSEGEKSFMAVAVVSDIPTPDCSPCGICRQFLREFLAPETPIYFLGGAYPVGTEIPSFLSDLESEEAKKYVVKSTMAEILPHSFGPESLGLAERKV from the exons ATGGCCTACCCACTCAGCGCTCCGGCTCTGGACCAGCTCTTTACCGCAGCTATCAAGT accgagaccgagcaTATGCTCCTTACTCCAACTTCAG GGTCGGCGCAGCCTTGATGACTTCTGAAGGTCAACTGATCGGTGGCTGCAATGTCGAGAATGCGTCTTACG GCGGAGCTATTTGTGCTGAGCGAACAGCGATGGTAAAGGCTGTA AGCGAGGGCGAGAAGAGCTTCATGGCTGTAGCAGTCGTATC GGACATCCCTACACCTGATTGTTCCCCCTGTGGTATCTGTCGACAATTCCTACGTGAATTCCTGGCACCCGAAACACCCATCTACTTCCTTGGTGGAGCGTATCCCGTCGGTACCGAAATCCCAAGTTTCCTTTCGGAcctcgagagcgaggaagccAAGAAGTACGTGGTGAAGTCGACAATGGCGGAGATCTTGCCGCACTCCTTTGGACCTGAGAGCTTGGGTCTGGCTGAGAGGAAGGTTTAG
- a CDS encoding signal peptidase I encodes MTTPFARFQRTFLRYRPPPLLPTTIRTIQILATLHLISTTLVELRICTGFSMLPTLSQHGDCVLVSPLPYWSPFSERHSKKGPKRGDVIVATSPMDPRQTVCKRVIGVEGDMIEIEPRRGGQRKWVDAIGKDYMVDVPSSSESSFEFEELSSRLVPRRNGEGQWVKVPKGHVWLVGDNMSNSTDSRKYGPVPIAMVKGKVLARVYPSPRWLENNVRHIGGAE; translated from the exons ATGACCACCCCGTTTGCCCGTTTTCAACGGACGTTCCTTCGCTATCGACCGCCTCCTTTACTTCCCACCACGATTCGAACGATCCAGATTCTCGCAACCCTCCACCTGATCTCGACTACCCTTGTCGAACTTCGTATCTGTACGGGTTTCTCCATGTTGCCTACCCTTTCACAACATGGCGATTGTGTACTTGTTTCTCCACTGCCCTACTGGTCACCATTCAGCGAGAGACATTCGAAGAAAGGACCAAAGAGAGGGGATGTGATCGTTGCTACTTCACCCATGGATCCTCGACAAACAGTCTGCAAAAGGGTGATCGGGGTGGAAGGCGATATGATTGAGATTGAACCTCGACGAGGGGGACAGAGGAAATGGGTCGATGCGATCGGTAAAGATTACATGGTAGACGtaccttcttcctcagaaAGCTCGTTCGAGTTTGAAGAGCTTAGCTCGAGATTGGTACCGAGACGGAATGGGGAGGGTCAATGGGTCAAAGTGCCAAAAGGTCATGTGTGGCTGGTAGGCGATAATATGAGCAATTCAACGGATTCGAGGAAATATGGTCCAGTACCTATTGCTATGGTCAAGGGCAAAGTTCTAGctaga GTGTACCCTAGTCCCAGATGGCTCGAGAACAACGTCCGACATATCGGCGGAGCAGAGTGA